TGGACCTTGATGAGGTCCGCCGGCGGTGCAGAGGCGTAGCTGGCCACCAGGTTGACATCAGGTGCGTACTCGGGCTGGGCCTCCGCCGCAGCAGCCGATGCGCCACCGCCCTGGGAGTGCCCGTAGACGGCCACCTTACCGAACTGCCCGCCGCGGCTTTCAACGAGCTCACGCGCGGCGCGCGCGGCGTCGAGCATCGCATGCGCCTGGTCCTTTCGGTTCATGTAGGTGTGCAAGCCCGGGGTGCCCATCCCGATCAGGTCTGTGACAACGACGCGCACACCCTGGCTGGCATACATCATGTCGTAGTTGCCCTCGAGATTGACCGTCCGGCCCGTGTAAACCGGATCAGGCTGCCCGTCGAGCGGCCAGTTGCGAGAGGGCGCGCAGTGATCGCCCTGCCCGACCGTCCCGCGCACGATCACCACGGTGGGGCGCGGTCCCTCGCCGTGCCACGGCACCGTCGGCTCGAGCACGTATCCGGTCACGGGCGTCAGTTTCCCGTCGGCGTCTTCGGTGGTGTACATAATCTTGTCCACACTGGTGGGAAGACCCGGCGAACCGTTTCCGAGGATTCCGGAATAAGGCGCCGGTTGCGTACGCAAGATCTCGCCGACTCGACTCGGGGCGACGCCGGAAGTGTCATAGAAGGGGTCCACTGCACCGGGCTGGACGGGGCCCTGCGTCACAATCGACGAGCCGACCGTGGAGCCTTCCAATGATCCTTCTGCGGCCGCTGCGTGGCCCCCGCCAGCGAGAACCGCCGACACCGCTACCGCGCTCGCCGTGACTACTGCGGCCGCAGACCGCCTCACCCTCGCCGTAACCACCGAACCCATGTGACCTCCCTCACGTTTGAAATCCTCATGTATTTTAGGTCATATTAGTGGTCCGCATGCGCAGATGTTATTGTTTTGCTAAACAATTTTTCGGAACGTAAGCGCAGGTCGGGATCCAACGCGGGCTTGCCCCAAATCCGACCTCTCCCCCGCTTCCACTC
Above is a window of Corynebacterium sanguinis DNA encoding:
- a CDS encoding alpha/beta fold hydrolase is translated as MGSVVTARVRRSAAAVVTASAVAVSAVLAGGGHAAAAEGSLEGSTVGSSIVTQGPVQPGAVDPFYDTSGVAPSRVGEILRTQPAPYSGILGNGSPGLPTSVDKIMYTTEDADGKLTPVTGYVLEPTVPWHGEGPRPTVVIVRGTVGQGDHCAPSRNWPLDGQPDPVYTGRTVNLEGNYDMMYASQGVRVVVTDLIGMGTPGLHTYMNRKDQAHAMLDAARAARELVESRGGQFGKVAVYGHSQGGGASAAAAEAQPEYAPDVNLVASYASAPPADLIKVQDNIDGSDLSGVIGFAVNGLMARYPELAEIFDANVSPAGRDALEKVTNMCTDDIMREYDGVYTREWITGNRTLGELAQEYPAAQRAIDDQFIGNGAPQVPVMIVSGRYDQNVAYDQAKVLARAWCAKGVPVVYRDDILPAIATYNHVAQAVSGGAFGIPFVIDAFHGRMPAQPTVCTNFDGNLGSSAADLSSAVSSLPLSSGFVPGGVETGLSSGMQGSGRL